One part of the Mycobacterium marinum genome encodes these proteins:
- a CDS encoding metal-sensitive transcriptional regulator, with the protein MTTAHGYSQQKENYAKRLRRIEGQVRGIARMIDEDKYCIDVLTQISAVNSALRSVALNLLDEHLNHCVTRAVAEGGTDADGKLAEASAAIARLVRS; encoded by the coding sequence ATGACAACCGCACACGGGTATTCGCAGCAGAAGGAAAATTATGCCAAGCGGCTGCGCCGGATCGAGGGTCAGGTGCGCGGCATCGCCCGCATGATTGACGAGGACAAGTACTGCATCGACGTGCTCACCCAGATCAGCGCCGTCAACAGCGCACTGCGGTCGGTGGCCTTGAACCTGCTCGACGAACATCTGAATCACTGCGTCACCCGCGCGGTGGCCGAGGGGGGCACCGACGCCGACGGCAAGCTCGCGGAGGCGTCCGCGGCCATCGCACGTCTTGTCCGTTCGTAA
- the ilvD gene encoding dihydroxy-acid dehydratase, whose protein sequence is MPEADIKPRSRDVTDGLEKAAARGMLRAVGMVDEDFAKAQIGVASSWNEITPCNLSLDRLAKSVKEGVFAAGGYPLEFGTISVSDGISMGHEGMHFSLVSREVIADSVETVMQAERLDGSVLLAGCDKSLPGMLMAAARLDLASVFLYAGSILPGVAKLSDGSEREVTIIDAFEAVGACSRGLMSRADVDAIERAICPGEGACGGMYTANTMASAAEALGMSLPGSAAPPATDRRRDGFARQSGQAVIELLRQGITARDIMTREAFENAIAVVMAFGGSTNAVLHLLAIAHEANVELSLDDFSRIGSKVPHLADVKPFGRHVMSHVDHIGGVPVVMKTLLDAGLLHGDCLTVTGRTLAENLEAIAPPDPDGKVLRALNNPIHATGGITILRGSLAPEGAVVKTAGLDTDVFEGTARVFDGERAALDALEDGTITHGDVVVIRYEGPKGGPGMREMLAITGAIKGAGLGKDVLLLTDGRFSGGTTGFCVGHIAPEAVDAGPIAFVRDGDRIRLDVAGRTLDVLTDPAEFAARQQNFTPPAPRYKTGVLAKYVKLVGSAAIGAVCG, encoded by the coding sequence ATGCCAGAAGCCGATATCAAGCCCCGTAGCCGCGACGTCACTGACGGACTGGAAAAAGCCGCTGCCCGTGGCATGTTGCGGGCGGTAGGCATGGTCGACGAAGACTTCGCCAAGGCACAGATCGGGGTTGCCTCGTCCTGGAACGAGATTACGCCGTGCAACCTCTCGCTGGACCGGCTGGCCAAGTCGGTGAAAGAGGGGGTGTTCGCCGCGGGCGGCTACCCGCTTGAGTTCGGCACGATTTCGGTCTCCGACGGCATTTCGATGGGTCACGAGGGCATGCACTTCTCCCTGGTGTCGCGCGAAGTGATCGCCGACAGCGTGGAAACCGTGATGCAGGCCGAGCGCCTCGACGGCTCGGTGCTGCTGGCCGGATGCGACAAATCCCTGCCCGGAATGCTGATGGCCGCCGCCCGTTTGGATTTGGCGTCGGTGTTTCTCTACGCGGGCTCGATCCTTCCGGGGGTCGCCAAGCTCTCCGACGGCAGCGAACGCGAGGTCACCATCATCGACGCGTTCGAAGCGGTCGGCGCGTGCTCGCGCGGGTTGATGAGCCGAGCCGACGTCGACGCCATCGAGCGCGCGATCTGCCCCGGCGAGGGTGCCTGTGGCGGGATGTACACGGCCAACACGATGGCCAGTGCCGCTGAAGCACTTGGCATGTCGCTGCCGGGCAGCGCGGCGCCCCCGGCCACCGACCGCCGCCGCGACGGGTTCGCCCGGCAAAGCGGTCAAGCCGTCATCGAATTGCTGCGCCAGGGCATCACCGCTCGCGACATCATGACCCGGGAGGCGTTCGAGAACGCCATCGCGGTGGTGATGGCATTCGGCGGCTCGACCAATGCGGTGCTGCACCTGCTGGCGATCGCCCATGAGGCCAACGTCGAGCTCTCGCTCGACGACTTTAGCCGGATCGGCTCGAAGGTGCCGCATCTAGCCGATGTCAAGCCGTTCGGCCGCCATGTGATGTCCCACGTCGACCACATCGGCGGCGTGCCGGTGGTCATGAAGACTTTGCTGGATGCCGGCCTGCTGCACGGGGATTGCCTGACCGTGACCGGCCGGACCCTGGCCGAGAACCTGGAGGCGATTGCTCCGCCGGACCCGGACGGCAAGGTGCTACGCGCGCTGAACAACCCGATCCATGCGACCGGGGGCATCACCATCCTGCGCGGATCCCTGGCCCCCGAAGGTGCCGTGGTCAAGACGGCCGGCTTGGACACCGATGTATTCGAAGGAACCGCACGGGTTTTCGACGGCGAGCGGGCCGCGCTGGATGCCCTCGAGGACGGCACCATCACCCACGGTGACGTGGTGGTGATCCGTTACGAGGGACCCAAGGGCGGCCCCGGGATGCGGGAGATGCTCGCCATCACCGGCGCGATCAAGGGCGCCGGGCTCGGCAAAGACGTGCTGCTGTTGACCGACGGTCGATTCTCCGGCGGCACCACGGGCTTCTGTGTGGGACACATCGCACCCGAGGCGGTGGATGCCGGACCGATCGCGTTCGTGCGCGACGGCGACCGGATCCGGCTCGACGTTGCCGGCCGTACGCTCGACGTTCTGACCGACCCGGCAGAGTTCGCGGCCCGTCAACAGAATTTCACCCCTCCGGCGCCGCGTTACAAGACCGGCGTACTGGCCAAGTACGTCAAGCTGGTCGGCTCCGCCGCGATCGGCGCGGTCTGCGGCTAA
- a CDS encoding L,D-transpeptidase, with translation MSRWTRGRIRGSLFAAVNAAGVVGVLLLGAGPAVADPDDAPGDPPVIAPAEPAPDPLAPPPGPLALPPMPDPLAPPPLPDPLAPPPLVPVAAGPVAGQDPTPFFGPPPFRPPSFNPVDGAMVGVAKPIIINFQVPIADQAMAESAIHISSIPPVPGKFYWMTPTQVRWRPFQFWPANTAVNIDAAGTKSSFRTGDSLVATADDATHQMTITRNGVVEQTFPMSMGMAAGNHQTPNGTYYVLEKMPTVVMDSSTYGVPVNSPQGYKVTVADAVRIDNSGNFVHSAPWSVGDQGKRDVSHGCINLSPTNAKWFFDNFGSGDPIVVKNSVGTYNKNDGAQDWQI, from the coding sequence ATGTCGCGCTGGACGAGAGGCCGAATCAGGGGAAGCCTCTTCGCCGCTGTCAATGCGGCCGGAGTCGTTGGCGTGCTGCTGCTGGGCGCCGGCCCCGCTGTTGCCGACCCGGATGACGCTCCCGGCGATCCGCCGGTGATTGCCCCGGCCGAACCCGCGCCGGACCCGCTGGCCCCGCCGCCGGGTCCGCTGGCGCTGCCGCCGATGCCCGACCCGCTGGCGCCGCCGCCGTTACCCGACCCGTTGGCCCCGCCGCCATTGGTGCCGGTCGCTGCCGGTCCGGTGGCCGGGCAGGACCCGACTCCGTTCTTCGGCCCGCCCCCGTTCCGGCCGCCGTCGTTCAACCCGGTTGACGGTGCGATGGTTGGAGTGGCCAAGCCGATCATCATCAACTTCCAGGTGCCGATCGCCGACCAGGCGATGGCCGAAAGCGCCATCCACATTTCGTCGATTCCACCGGTGCCGGGCAAGTTCTATTGGATGACTCCGACGCAGGTGCGCTGGCGGCCGTTCCAATTCTGGCCGGCCAACACCGCGGTGAACATCGACGCGGCGGGCACCAAATCGAGCTTCCGCACCGGTGACTCGTTGGTGGCCACCGCCGACGATGCCACGCACCAGATGACGATCACCCGCAACGGGGTCGTCGAGCAGACCTTCCCGATGTCCATGGGCATGGCGGCCGGTAACCACCAGACGCCCAACGGCACGTACTACGTGCTGGAGAAGATGCCCACGGTGGTGATGGACTCCTCGACCTACGGTGTGCCGGTCAACTCGCCGCAGGGCTACAAGGTGACCGTCGCCGACGCCGTCCGGATCGATAACAGCGGCAACTTCGTGCACAGTGCGCCGTGGTCGGTAGGGGACCAGGGCAAGCGCGATGTCAGTCACGGCTGCATCAACCTCAGCCCGACCAACGCCAAGTGGTTCTTCGACAACTTCGGCAGCGGTGACCCGATCGTGGTGAAGAACTCGGTGGGGACCTACAACAAGAACGACGGCGCGCAAGACTGGCAGATCTAG
- a CDS encoding PE family protein yields the protein MTFVLVSPEAMASAAADIERIGALLTRGNAAAASPTINVASAAADEVSTAIATLFSQHAKTYQLLAAELAAIPDRFTKTVLASANSYASAEATNAADALLGVINTPTQALLGRPLIGNGANGTTVNGVGTPGGDGGILYGNGGNGGTSTNAATAGGAGGSAGLIGNGGIGGQGGAGGIGGAGGSAAFFGNGGAGGHGGAGGAGGIGGNGGFFGNGGAGGAGGNGSTGGVGLAGGDGGAGGAGGRAGLLGYGGAGGAGGLGGSGGAGLPNQQSGNGGGGGHGGAGGAAGWFGHAGVGGDGGTGGAGGNGQAGQLSNDVGGDGGRGGAGGAAGAGGDAGLLGLNGTGGHGGGGGMGGTGGTGAAAAAGINAAAGGTGGDGGAAGAGGAAGVGGYGGSAGSYGNGGGGGNGGTGGAGANAVAGTGDNGSDGAAGGQGGSGGNSGTGGTNGSGGNGGLGGAGGDGGSGTADTGGGAGNGGSGGNGGTGGVSGVAGSGGAGGTGGTGGTGGAGGTGGNGAAGKSDTGDIGGSGGYGGDGGNGGNSLPGGTNGAGGTGGTGGEGGGGGTGTPDTGSGGGNGGDGGYGGYGGSGGLPGHGDGADGVAGTGGKGGAGGAAGTGANATAGTDRYGGYGGDGGGGGGGGYGGNSIRGTGGVGGDGGTGGNSAAGGTSGDGTQVAWGRGGDGGDGGQGGYGGAGSFEQPGGTGGAGGTGGIGGNSGTGGTSGNGGTGGTGGGGGYGGPGDYNENGYAGGSGGTGGTGGDPGTGGTAAVGGDGGTGGIGGGGGYGGTGFDAAGAMGGIGGTGGTGGNPGPGGIGGNGGDGGTGGPGGYGDTGFGTAGYAGGTGGTGGTGGAPGPGGSAAGNGGAGGIGGIGGTGGSGATTAGFAGGDGGKGGTGGTGGSAGAGAANGSGGTGGQGGYAGKGGYGGITNGTYEGMPGGVGGTGGAGGEGGLPGTGAGTAGRIGSAGNGGEGGFGGTGGNSYYAGNAGPGGQGGQGGAGANGAPGLAGGTGGAGGFGGTGGIANGTGNGGTGGKGGSGGDGGTGGTATTAGQTGGDGGDGGKGGGGGTGGKANGGDGGDGGGGGDGGAGGAGGNGDGAVGGIGGGGGTGGTGGTGTPPGGANGGPGKTGADGLGGHTS from the coding sequence ATGACGTTTGTACTGGTCTCCCCGGAAGCCATGGCGTCGGCCGCGGCCGACATAGAGCGCATCGGGGCGCTACTGACCCGGGGAAACGCCGCTGCGGCCAGCCCGACCATCAACGTGGCCAGCGCCGCGGCCGATGAGGTGTCAACAGCGATCGCGACACTGTTTTCCCAGCACGCCAAGACCTATCAGCTGCTGGCCGCCGAGCTGGCCGCCATTCCTGACCGGTTCACGAAAACCGTTCTGGCTAGCGCGAATTCATATGCCTCTGCCGAGGCGACCAATGCTGCCGACGCCCTGCTCGGGGTGATCAATACGCCCACTCAGGCACTGCTGGGCCGGCCGCTGATCGGCAACGGCGCCAACGGCACCACGGTCAACGGGGTCGGGACGCCGGGCGGAGACGGCGGCATCTTGTACGGCAACGGCGGCAACGGCGGAACCAGCACCAACGCTGCAACGGCCGGCGGCGCCGGCGGATCCGCCGGCCTCATCGGCAATGGCGGCATCGGCGGCCAAGGCGGTGCCGGCGGGATCGGCGGCGCCGGCGGGTCCGCGGCATTTTTCGGCAATGGCGGTGCGGGCGGGCACGGTGGCGCCGGCGGGGCCGGTGGAATCGGGGGCAACGGCGGGTTCTTCGGCAACGGCGGGGCCGGTGGCGCCGGTGGCAACGGCAGCACCGGTGGGGTCGGTCTGGCCGGCGGGGACGGCGGTGCCGGCGGGGCCGGCGGGCGGGCCGGATTGCTTGGCTACGGCGGCGCCGGCGGGGCCGGCGGGCTCGGCGGTAGCGGCGGCGCGGGGCTGCCCAATCAACAGAGCGGGAACGGCGGCGGCGGTGGCCACGGCGGGGCCGGCGGAGCCGCCGGGTGGTTCGGGCACGCGGGTGTCGGTGGCGACGGCGGCACCGGAGGTGCGGGAGGTAATGGACAGGCCGGCCAGCTCAGCAACGACGTCGGCGGCGATGGCGGCCGTGGCGGTGCCGGCGGAGCCGCCGGGGCGGGCGGCGACGCCGGTCTGTTGGGTCTCAATGGCACCGGCGGCCACGGTGGCGGCGGCGGGATGGGCGGCACCGGCGGTACCGGGGCGGCCGCTGCCGCCGGGATCAACGCGGCCGCCGGCGGCACCGGAGGTGACGGCGGCGCCGCGGGTGCGGGCGGAGCCGCCGGGGTCGGCGGGTACGGCGGATCGGCCGGTAGCTACGGCAATGGCGGCGGGGGCGGAAACGGCGGCACGGGTGGGGCCGGGGCCAACGCGGTGGCCGGAACCGGCGACAACGGCAGCGACGGCGCCGCTGGTGGCCAGGGTGGCTCCGGCGGCAACAGCGGCACCGGTGGGACGAACGGCAGCGGCGGCAACGGCGGCCTCGGAGGCGCCGGTGGCGACGGGGGCAGCGGCACCGCCGACACCGGCGGCGGCGCGGGCAACGGGGGCAGCGGCGGCAATGGCGGTACCGGAGGGGTCAGCGGCGTCGCCGGTAGCGGAGGCGCGGGCGGCACCGGAGGCACCGGAGGCACGGGAGGGGCGGGCGGCACCGGAGGCAACGGCGCAGCGGGCAAGAGCGATACCGGAGACATCGGCGGCAGCGGGGGCTACGGCGGCGACGGCGGAAACGGCGGCAACAGTCTTCCCGGGGGCACCAACGGCGCGGGCGGCACCGGAGGCACCGGAGGCGAGGGCGGAGGGGGCGGCACCGGCACCCCCGATACCGGCAGCGGGGGCGGTAATGGCGGCGACGGCGGCTACGGCGGCTACGGCGGTAGTGGCGGCTTGCCCGGGCATGGTGATGGCGCCGACGGTGTGGCCGGCACCGGCGGCAAGGGCGGAGCGGGCGGAGCGGCCGGCACCGGCGCGAACGCCACCGCCGGAACCGACCGCTACGGCGGTTATGGCGGCGACGGCGGTGGCGGCGGGGGCGGCGGCTACGGGGGCAACAGCATCCGGGGGACCGGCGGGGTTGGCGGCGATGGCGGCACCGGCGGCAACTCCGCTGCCGGCGGCACGTCCGGCGACGGCACCCAGGTGGCCTGGGGCCGGGGCGGCGATGGCGGCGATGGTGGACAGGGCGGCTACGGCGGCGCCGGCTCGTTCGAGCAACCCGGCGGCACTGGCGGCGCCGGCGGCACCGGTGGTATCGGCGGCAATAGTGGCACCGGCGGCACCAGCGGCAACGGCGGCACCGGCGGCACCGGCGGGGGCGGCGGCTACGGCGGCCCGGGCGACTACAACGAAAACGGCTATGCCGGGGGCAGCGGGGGGACCGGCGGCACCGGCGGTGACCCGGGGACCGGCGGGACGGCGGCCGTCGGCGGCGACGGCGGCACCGGTGGCATCGGCGGAGGCGGCGGCTACGGGGGCACCGGCTTTGATGCGGCGGGCGCCATGGGCGGGATCGGTGGAACCGGCGGCACCGGTGGCAACCCGGGCCCCGGCGGTATCGGCGGCAACGGTGGCGATGGCGGCACCGGCGGCCCCGGCGGGTACGGCGACACCGGCTTCGGAACGGCGGGATACGCCGGCGGCACCGGAGGCACCGGCGGGACAGGCGGTGCCCCCGGGCCCGGCGGTAGTGCCGCCGGCAATGGTGGCGCCGGCGGCATCGGCGGCATCGGCGGCACCGGCGGCAGCGGGGCCACCACAGCGGGGTTTGCCGGCGGAGATGGCGGCAAGGGCGGTACCGGTGGCACTGGCGGTTCGGCCGGTGCCGGTGCCGCTAATGGCAGCGGCGGCACCGGTGGCCAAGGCGGATACGCCGGCAAGGGCGGTTACGGCGGCATCACCAACGGCACCTACGAGGGCATGCCCGGCGGCGTCGGCGGAACCGGCGGCGCCGGCGGCGAGGGTGGATTGCCCGGCACCGGCGCGGGCACCGCCGGCCGCATCGGAAGTGCCGGTAACGGGGGCGAAGGCGGGTTCGGTGGCACCGGCGGCAACAGCTACTACGCCGGAAACGCCGGCCCGGGTGGCCAGGGCGGCCAGGGCGGAGCCGGCGCCAACGGCGCTCCCGGCCTGGCCGGCGGCACCGGCGGCGCCGGCGGGTTCGGCGGCACCGGGGGCATCGCGAACGGCACCGGAAACGGTGGAACCGGCGGTAAGGGCGGAAGCGGCGGCGACGGCGGGACAGGCGGCACCGCAACCACGGCCGGCCAGACTGGCGGCGACGGGGGCGACGGCGGCAAGGGCGGGGGCGGCGGCACCGGCGGCAAAGCAAACGGCGGCGACGGCGGCGACGGCGGAGGCGGGGGCGACGGCGGCGCAGGCGGGGCCGGCGGCAACGGCGACGGCGCTGTGGGCGGCATCGGCGGCGGTGGTGGCACCGGCGGCACCGGCGGCACCGGCACCCCGCCCGGCGGAGCCAACGGCGGACCGGGCAAGACCGGCGCGGACGGCCTCGGCGGCCACACCAGCTGA
- a CDS encoding MFS transporter, producing the protein MTSEARTATTAARPWTPRVAAQLSVLAAAAFIYVTAEILPVGALSAIARNLHISVVLVGTLLSWYALVAALTTVPLVRWTAHWPRRHALMVSLVCLTISQLISALAPNFAVLAAGRALCAITHGLLWSVIAPIATRLVPPSHAGRATTSIYIGTSLALVIGSPLTAALSLMWGWRLAAVCVTVAAAVVTVAARLLLPEMVLSADQLQYVGPRSRHHRNRALIIVSLITMVGVTGHFVSYTYIVVIIRQVVGVRGPSLAWLLAAYGVAGVVAVALVARPLDRRPKGTIIFCVAGLTFAFVLLTALAFGGHLAPMTALVVGTGAIVLWGAAATAVSPMLQSAAMRSGADDPDGASGLYVTAFQVGIMAGSLIGGLLYERSVAMMLTASAGLMGVALVGMTSARRVFEAPVAVAGATSHNQ; encoded by the coding sequence ATGACTTCCGAAGCCCGAACCGCAACCACCGCAGCGCGACCGTGGACGCCACGAGTCGCTGCACAACTGTCTGTGCTGGCGGCGGCGGCCTTCATCTATGTGACCGCGGAGATCCTGCCGGTTGGCGCCTTGTCGGCCATCGCGCGGAACCTGCACATCAGCGTGGTACTGGTGGGGACCCTGTTGTCCTGGTACGCGCTGGTTGCGGCCCTGACGACGGTTCCGCTGGTGCGCTGGACCGCGCACTGGCCGCGCCGCCACGCCCTGATGGTCAGCCTGGTGTGTCTGACCATCTCGCAGCTCATCTCGGCGCTGGCGCCCAATTTTGCGGTGCTGGCCGCCGGACGGGCGCTGTGCGCGATCACCCATGGCTTGCTGTGGTCGGTGATCGCCCCGATCGCTACCCGATTGGTGCCGCCCAGCCACGCCGGACGCGCCACCACCTCGATCTACATCGGGACCAGCCTGGCGCTGGTGATCGGCAGCCCGCTCACCGCGGCCCTGAGCCTGATGTGGGGCTGGCGGCTGGCCGCGGTTTGTGTGACGGTCGCGGCCGCCGTTGTGACGGTGGCCGCCCGGCTGTTGCTCCCCGAAATGGTGCTTAGCGCCGATCAGTTGCAGTATGTGGGCCCGCGGTCGCGGCATCACCGCAACCGGGCGCTGATCATCGTCAGCCTGATCACCATGGTCGGCGTCACCGGCCATTTCGTTTCCTATACCTACATCGTGGTGATCATCCGGCAAGTCGTCGGTGTGCGTGGGCCCAGCCTGGCTTGGCTGTTGGCCGCCTACGGTGTCGCGGGTGTCGTCGCGGTGGCGCTGGTGGCGCGACCGCTGGACCGCCGGCCAAAGGGCACCATCATTTTCTGTGTGGCCGGGCTGACGTTTGCGTTCGTGCTGCTGACCGCGCTGGCATTCGGGGGTCACCTGGCCCCGATGACGGCGTTGGTGGTCGGGACGGGGGCGATCGTGCTGTGGGGCGCCGCTGCGACCGCGGTGTCGCCGATGCTGCAATCCGCGGCGATGCGCAGCGGGGCCGACGATCCGGACGGCGCCTCCGGCCTTTATGTGACGGCATTTCAGGTGGGCATCATGGCCGGCTCGTTGATCGGTGGGCTGCTCTATGAGCGGAGTGTGGCGATGATGCTGACCGCTTCCGCGGGCTTGATGGGCGTGGCGCTGGTCGGGATGACGTCGGCTCGCCGCGTGTTCGAGGCTCCGGTCGCGGTTGCTGGCGCAACTTCACACAACCAGTAA
- a CDS encoding TetR/AcrR family transcriptional regulator, whose translation MPSPRERMVISAVLLIRERGARATAISDVLQHSGAPRGSAYHYFPGGRTQLLCEAVDYAGAHVAKIIGSANRSLDLLDALIDQYREQLRATDFRAGCPVAAVSVEAGEPSDRERMAPVVEHAAAVFDRWSDLIAQRFVSDGIPLDSARELAVTAMSTLEGALLLARVRRDLTPLDVVHRQLRSMLLAQLPEGNRNDHN comes from the coding sequence ATGCCGAGTCCGCGCGAACGGATGGTCATTTCAGCCGTACTTCTGATTCGCGAGCGTGGTGCGCGCGCCACCGCCATCTCCGATGTGCTGCAACACAGCGGCGCGCCGCGCGGGTCGGCCTACCACTACTTCCCGGGCGGACGCACTCAGTTGTTGTGTGAGGCCGTCGACTACGCCGGCGCGCATGTCGCAAAGATCATCGGTTCGGCGAACCGGAGTTTGGACCTGCTTGACGCCCTCATCGATCAGTATCGTGAGCAGCTGCGCGCCACCGATTTTCGCGCTGGCTGCCCCGTCGCGGCGGTCTCGGTCGAAGCCGGCGAACCATCGGATCGGGAACGGATGGCTCCGGTGGTCGAGCACGCGGCAGCGGTGTTCGACCGCTGGTCGGATCTGATCGCGCAGCGGTTCGTCAGCGACGGCATACCCCTGGATAGCGCCCGCGAGTTGGCGGTGACGGCGATGTCGACGCTGGAAGGCGCACTCCTGCTGGCTCGAGTGCGGCGAGACCTGACGCCGCTGGATGTTGTTCACCGCCAACTGCGCAGCATGCTGCTGGCGCAACTGCCGGAAGGAAATCGCAATGACCACAACTGA
- a CDS encoding metallothionein, protein MREIPMATHEAGTMLTCGHEGCGCRVRIEVPCHCSGSGEPYRCTCGDALVPVQ, encoded by the coding sequence ATGAGGGAGATACCGATGGCAACTCACGAGGCCGGGACCATGTTGACCTGCGGCCACGAAGGCTGCGGCTGTCGCGTTCGGATCGAGGTACCGTGCCACTGCTCGGGCTCCGGCGAACCCTACCGCTGCACCTGCGGTGACGCCCTGGTTCCCGTCCAGTAG